Proteins encoded in a region of the Stieleria neptunia genome:
- a CDS encoding coiled-coil domain-containing protein, which translates to MDDRRHTNHAPAEQAYDTHPVGMPPGPVDAAPLYPGDRRAGPYSPEVMHDAAGFGPAAWPATDFRPYDFRPYHAEIARLRHRLASAHAANNRQATEIRRRTEQALAQQKNFWVGKIETLQQRIAVLQHESQREQENREQKNAAIDKQLAEARGAAHALNRHIATLKHELKHVALAASSEQQELKRAHDSIVNRHHAAIAEQLATIESLQQQMDDQDEILEHWKTAQEQAVQLSEWYETEHERERVRYTQLVDEFARFRSKTSEAFAVCEDEIETLEATVGILQTDHEIVELINADLDHLADKRESEIEQLQAELEAVSEEKTSLIETVAGLKSTSDDFDASLFAKDQEIDATKRLATEAQRQLEQTRRENKGLASQNDQLRHRAADLTNEITKLQTELADAKDRADRAESMRLERDHQIREIQSAARAADANALLRANEAEQQYAVELQRLEDELERQKQAQHSDSQLNGIDQAKVTELEHALAASQRAVTASSTENDRLQQTIDQLHTRLAELQRAGETKADRVELLEDTLSELRHDASNHQQENVQLRADLAELRSQLAESADRIATAQHTISQQTEALDQKSQQLEQLEQSRQERDVEAFRSDLEAELAAKWQAQVTELEQNQVTLRERHHQAQLAQQQTIESLQQQLRERIAERDSLKQRDDASGEQIRTLQSQLADWSMQESPVEEVKRLSNELSRCISQHAREREALLWRIEQLQTVRALGRAA; encoded by the coding sequence ATGGACGATCGCCGGCATACCAATCACGCCCCTGCTGAGCAGGCCTACGACACGCATCCGGTCGGCATGCCCCCCGGCCCGGTTGATGCAGCCCCGTTGTATCCGGGCGATCGTCGTGCGGGGCCGTATTCTCCCGAGGTGATGCACGACGCGGCAGGGTTTGGACCGGCAGCTTGGCCGGCAACCGATTTCCGTCCGTACGATTTCCGTCCCTATCATGCCGAGATCGCACGCCTGCGCCATCGACTCGCTTCCGCCCATGCCGCGAACAATCGGCAAGCCACCGAAATCCGCCGGCGGACCGAGCAGGCGTTAGCGCAACAGAAAAACTTCTGGGTGGGAAAGATCGAAACGCTGCAACAACGAATCGCGGTGTTGCAGCATGAATCGCAGCGGGAACAGGAAAACCGCGAGCAAAAAAACGCGGCGATCGACAAACAACTTGCCGAAGCTCGCGGCGCCGCCCACGCCCTGAACCGTCACATCGCGACTTTGAAACATGAACTGAAGCACGTTGCGCTTGCCGCGTCCAGCGAACAACAAGAATTGAAACGCGCCCACGACTCGATCGTCAATCGGCACCACGCAGCGATCGCGGAACAGCTCGCGACGATCGAATCGCTGCAACAGCAGATGGATGACCAGGACGAGATCCTGGAACATTGGAAAACCGCTCAAGAACAAGCCGTCCAGCTGAGCGAATGGTATGAGACCGAACACGAAAGGGAACGCGTCCGCTACACGCAACTGGTCGACGAATTCGCCCGATTCCGTTCCAAAACCTCCGAGGCGTTCGCGGTTTGCGAGGATGAAATCGAGACGTTGGAGGCGACCGTCGGGATCTTGCAAACCGACCACGAAATCGTGGAGCTGATCAACGCCGACCTGGATCATCTTGCGGACAAACGTGAATCGGAAATCGAGCAACTGCAGGCCGAGCTTGAGGCGGTCTCGGAAGAGAAAACGTCTCTGATCGAGACCGTTGCGGGGCTGAAGTCCACGTCGGATGATTTCGACGCGTCGTTGTTTGCCAAGGATCAAGAGATCGATGCGACCAAGCGGCTCGCCACCGAGGCGCAACGGCAGTTGGAACAGACCCGGCGAGAAAACAAGGGACTGGCCAGCCAGAATGACCAGCTGAGGCATCGCGCCGCTGATCTGACGAACGAGATCACGAAGTTGCAGACCGAACTCGCCGATGCCAAGGACCGCGCCGATCGGGCCGAGTCGATGCGGTTGGAACGGGATCACCAGATTCGCGAGATCCAATCCGCCGCCCGAGCAGCGGACGCCAACGCGTTGTTGCGGGCCAACGAAGCGGAGCAGCAGTATGCCGTGGAACTGCAACGACTGGAGGACGAGCTGGAGCGTCAGAAACAAGCACAACACAGCGATTCGCAGCTCAACGGCATCGATCAGGCAAAAGTCACCGAACTCGAACACGCGCTCGCGGCCAGTCAACGAGCGGTGACCGCCTCGTCGACCGAGAACGATCGACTTCAGCAAACCATCGATCAGCTTCATACGCGGCTGGCCGAACTCCAGCGCGCTGGCGAAACGAAGGCCGATCGCGTCGAACTGCTCGAGGACACGCTGAGCGAATTGCGTCACGACGCATCGAATCACCAACAAGAAAACGTGCAACTGCGAGCCGACCTGGCCGAGCTGCGGTCGCAACTGGCCGAATCCGCCGATCGAATTGCCACCGCCCAACACACGATCTCGCAACAGACCGAAGCGCTGGACCAAAAATCGCAACAATTGGAACAGCTGGAACAATCCCGTCAGGAGCGCGATGTCGAGGCGTTCCGGTCAGACCTGGAAGCCGAGCTGGCGGCCAAGTGGCAAGCTCAGGTGACCGAGTTGGAGCAGAACCAGGTCACCCTCCGCGAGCGTCATCATCAAGCCCAATTGGCCCAACAGCAAACGATCGAGAGTTTGCAGCAGCAGCTTCGGGAACGGATCGCCGAGCGGGACTCACTGAAACAGCGGGATGACGCATCGGGCGAGCAGATCCGCACGTTGCAATCGCAACTGGCGGATTGGTCGATGCAGGAAAGCCCCGTCGAAGAGGTGAAACGGTTGAGCAACGAATTGTCCCGCTGCATCAGCCAGCATGCACGCGAGCGAGAAGCCTTGCTGTGGCGAATCGAGCAACTGCAGACCGTTCGGGCGCTGGGCCGCGCCGCCTAA
- a CDS encoding alpha/beta hydrolase family protein, protein MRYLFSALLVVLVFAKTGSTQPVEPSTAPGDRWIAEYFRAETQKLTDRTFADIETLEDWTSKRPEYRRQMLEMLGLDPMPPKTPLEPVVTGTLEASGVIVERLHFQSMPGLYVTANLYRPSVQDDKLPAILYVCGHGGERHDGKSLGNKTHYQHHGAWFARNGYVCLTIDTVQLGEIEGIHHGTYREKMWWWNNRGYSSAGVEAFNCIRSLDYLQSRDEVDGDRIGVTGRSGGGAYSWWIAAIDERITAAVPVAGITSLKNHVVDGCVEGHCDCMYMVNTYRWDFPMVAALVAPRPLLITNSDKDRIFPLDGVVDVYAKVQTIYDLYDARDKLGLQISEGPHKDTQELRVAAFRWMNRFLRDDQTLIEMAAEPLFEKRDLKVFEELPEEQRVTTIHESFVPKADSGALDTDSPEAVRALIDRLRQRTFRGWPDSPESLDVQSIVTNAPSSDTRVIEFTSQSPFRLPIYVVQPDQAPNAPLDVVILDQDGWKKWAAGLAVLFPDHVPGAKPDSEVAKALRQMTTDRNTAFLVPRGIGPTRWTDDERTQTHIRRRFMLLGQTLAGMQIYDVIRGLETLRQTPGLEKPMVSIKAEGDAAFWGLYASLFVDGIDQLKLENLPKRNRDAPDLLNVSRFVELEDVVEAATTRLVKE, encoded by the coding sequence ATGCGCTACCTTTTTTCTGCCCTGCTTGTTGTGCTCGTGTTTGCAAAGACAGGTTCTACCCAACCGGTGGAACCGTCGACCGCACCAGGCGATCGATGGATCGCGGAGTATTTTCGCGCCGAGACACAAAAGCTGACCGATCGAACGTTCGCCGACATCGAGACGCTGGAAGACTGGACCAGTAAACGCCCTGAGTACCGCCGCCAGATGTTGGAGATGCTCGGTTTGGATCCGATGCCCCCCAAGACGCCACTGGAACCTGTGGTGACGGGCACGCTGGAAGCATCAGGCGTGATCGTCGAGCGATTGCATTTTCAATCGATGCCGGGCCTGTACGTGACCGCCAATTTATACCGGCCGAGCGTGCAAGATGACAAACTCCCGGCGATTCTGTATGTCTGTGGTCACGGGGGCGAACGGCACGACGGCAAGAGCCTGGGCAATAAGACGCACTATCAACATCACGGCGCCTGGTTCGCGCGAAACGGCTACGTTTGTCTGACCATCGACACGGTCCAATTGGGTGAAATCGAAGGCATTCACCACGGGACCTATCGTGAAAAAATGTGGTGGTGGAACAATCGCGGGTATTCGTCGGCGGGCGTCGAGGCGTTCAATTGCATCCGCTCCCTGGACTACCTGCAATCGCGCGACGAAGTCGATGGAGATCGCATCGGGGTCACCGGGCGCAGCGGCGGTGGGGCCTATTCGTGGTGGATCGCGGCGATCGACGAACGCATCACCGCGGCGGTCCCGGTCGCGGGGATCACCAGTTTGAAAAATCATGTCGTCGATGGTTGTGTCGAAGGCCATTGCGATTGCATGTACATGGTCAACACCTACCGCTGGGATTTCCCGATGGTGGCCGCGTTGGTCGCACCGCGTCCGCTGCTGATTACCAATTCCGACAAAGACCGCATCTTCCCGCTGGACGGTGTCGTGGATGTTTATGCGAAAGTGCAAACGATCTATGACCTCTACGACGCCCGTGACAAACTGGGACTACAAATTTCCGAAGGTCCACACAAGGACACGCAAGAACTGCGCGTCGCCGCATTTCGTTGGATGAATCGTTTTCTACGCGACGACCAGACGTTGATCGAGATGGCCGCCGAGCCGCTGTTTGAAAAGCGTGACTTGAAAGTCTTTGAGGAACTGCCGGAAGAACAGCGCGTGACGACGATCCACGAGAGCTTTGTGCCCAAAGCGGACTCGGGCGCACTCGATACGGACTCTCCCGAAGCGGTCCGGGCATTGATCGATCGGTTGAGACAACGAACGTTTCGGGGCTGGCCCGATTCGCCCGAGTCCCTGGATGTCCAGTCGATCGTGACAAACGCGCCGTCGTCCGACACGCGTGTGATCGAGTTCACCAGTCAATCGCCGTTTCGATTACCGATCTACGTGGTGCAACCGGACCAAGCCCCAAACGCCCCGCTGGATGTCGTGATTCTGGACCAGGATGGCTGGAAGAAATGGGCGGCGGGCTTGGCGGTGTTGTTTCCCGATCATGTGCCCGGCGCGAAACCCGACTCGGAAGTCGCCAAGGCATTGCGACAGATGACAACCGATCGCAACACAGCTTTCCTCGTGCCGCGTGGGATCGGACCGACCCGCTGGACCGATGACGAACGAACGCAGACGCACATCCGCCGACGCTTCATGCTGCTCGGCCAGACCCTGGCCGGCATGCAGATCTACGACGTCATCCGCGGCTTGGAAACGCTGCGGCAAACGCCCGGGTTGGAAAAGCCGATGGTCTCGATCAAGGCCGAGGGAGACGCTGCGTTTTGGGGCCTTTACGCGTCCCTGTTCGTCGATGGGATCGATCAATTGAAACTGGAAAATCTGCCCAAGCGAAATCGTGACGCGCCGGATCTGTTGAACGTCAGCCGCTTCGTTGAACTTGAGGACGTCGTGGAAGCGGCGACCACGCGATTGGTCAAAGAGTAG
- a CDS encoding PVC-type heme-binding CxxCH protein, which translates to MRFAVLMMAVWASVFPSIRNSVAQTTSADSPAGNEKVAEIFRTFSAKGAQRDESELTPPDQMIDRLRLRSDVQADLIAHEPELSQPLFLSWDSRGRMWAVQYRQYQYPAGLKVERFDQYLRAVYDKVPEPPPHGAAGADKITVFSDTDGDGLYDSGKDVITGLNIATSVQVGPNGIWVLNPPYLLHYPDADGDDVPDGDPEVHLSGFGLQDTHSVANSLLWGPDGWLYGANGSTTAGTVSSQATKGVRFEGQCIWRYHPETKVFEIYAEGGGNTFSLEIDSHGQVFSGTNGGSKRGYHYPQGSYSDKNWGKHGPLTNPYAFGYFTGMPMKGDTRRFAQAFMIYEGGLFSKAFDRSIVAPNSLHNLIWNSRLIPDGSTYRTEDVENLVETDDRWFRPVYAGAGPDGAVYVADWYDTRLSHVNPVDDWHKNSGRIYRIRPKGSHPVYRAGDLTERSSDELIALFDSPNKWLRRRAALVLGWRNDSDATEPLVERVDQSGSLESLWALNLMGELSTERAADWLRNDNPHIRRWTVRLLGDRREGHRQLVSLAETESDLQVRSQLASTAKRIDGPTGLAIIDRLTRRDEDGNDPHLPLLYWWAVEAHADDWNAIQAFFSDDTSWDRPLVRQHLLGRLAQRYAAAGTAADMDHCDALVALAPDDATREILLVGLTKAFQGRSIPELPKRLDRALSAYQESRGESGAVLALRSGRQGAADAAVKLLRDRSTDLGLRIEIAYTLGELQEPKSVDALLRLATGRETSEPALQRVAISTLANFDEARIAAGLIGAFYGKISREHGLRAAACRTLASRAAWADRLLEEVIQWRVRVPEVPEDVIQRLRTYEDPTFVARVEQAFGKAVTVSSADKIAEIERLTDLLSHSAGDSEAGRKHFMTKCGTCHKLFGEGKTIGPPLDGYERGSLKFWLPAIIEPSLEIREGFQSYMALTDDGRVVTGMMAAQDPKTVTLRTADDQTVVLVREDLEEFKAIKTSLMPEQVFKDMTDQQITDLFAYLMLGTRR; encoded by the coding sequence ATGCGATTTGCTGTTTTGATGATGGCCGTTTGGGCCTCCGTCTTCCCTTCGATCCGGAACTCGGTCGCGCAGACGACTTCGGCGGACAGCCCTGCCGGCAACGAAAAAGTGGCGGAGATCTTTCGCACGTTTTCTGCCAAAGGCGCCCAGCGCGACGAGTCCGAGCTGACGCCGCCGGATCAGATGATCGACCGACTGCGGCTCCGCAGCGACGTCCAAGCCGACTTGATCGCCCATGAGCCCGAGCTTTCGCAGCCGCTATTCCTGTCCTGGGATTCGCGCGGTCGGATGTGGGCGGTGCAGTATCGCCAGTACCAATACCCTGCCGGGCTGAAGGTCGAGCGTTTCGATCAATACCTGCGGGCCGTCTACGACAAGGTGCCCGAACCGCCGCCGCACGGCGCCGCGGGTGCGGACAAGATCACGGTCTTCAGCGATACCGATGGCGACGGCTTGTACGACTCCGGCAAGGACGTCATCACGGGACTCAACATCGCCACCTCGGTCCAAGTCGGCCCGAACGGCATCTGGGTGTTGAACCCGCCGTATCTGCTGCACTATCCCGATGCCGACGGCGATGACGTTCCCGACGGCGACCCGGAAGTCCATCTCTCGGGATTCGGACTCCAAGACACGCATTCGGTTGCCAACAGCTTGCTGTGGGGACCGGACGGTTGGCTGTACGGTGCCAACGGCAGCACCACGGCCGGAACGGTCAGCTCACAAGCGACCAAGGGCGTTCGCTTTGAAGGCCAGTGTATTTGGCGCTATCACCCCGAAACGAAAGTGTTCGAGATCTATGCCGAGGGTGGCGGCAATACGTTCAGTTTGGAGATCGATTCGCACGGGCAAGTTTTCTCGGGCACCAACGGCGGTAGCAAACGCGGCTATCACTATCCGCAAGGCAGCTATTCGGACAAGAACTGGGGCAAGCACGGTCCGTTGACCAATCCCTATGCCTTCGGCTATTTCACCGGCATGCCGATGAAGGGGGACACGCGACGGTTTGCCCAAGCCTTCATGATTTATGAAGGCGGATTGTTTTCGAAAGCCTTTGATCGATCCATTGTCGCGCCAAATTCGTTGCACAATCTGATTTGGAACAGCCGTCTGATTCCCGATGGGTCGACCTATCGCACCGAAGACGTCGAGAATCTCGTTGAAACCGACGATCGCTGGTTCCGGCCGGTGTACGCCGGCGCCGGTCCGGACGGTGCGGTCTATGTGGCAGACTGGTATGACACCCGACTGTCCCATGTCAATCCCGTTGACGACTGGCACAAAAACAGCGGACGGATCTACCGCATCCGCCCCAAGGGATCCCATCCTGTGTACCGCGCCGGCGATCTCACCGAACGGTCAAGCGACGAATTGATCGCCCTGTTCGACTCGCCCAATAAATGGCTCCGCCGCCGCGCCGCTTTGGTCCTCGGTTGGCGCAACGACAGCGATGCGACCGAGCCCCTGGTGGAACGTGTCGATCAATCGGGTTCGCTGGAATCGCTCTGGGCATTGAATCTGATGGGAGAACTATCGACCGAACGGGCCGCCGATTGGTTGCGGAACGACAATCCCCACATTCGACGTTGGACCGTTCGGCTACTGGGAGATCGACGTGAAGGCCATCGGCAACTGGTTTCGCTGGCGGAAACGGAATCCGATTTACAAGTCCGCAGCCAACTTGCATCGACGGCCAAGCGGATCGACGGCCCGACGGGATTGGCAATCATCGACCGCCTGACGCGACGCGACGAGGACGGAAACGACCCGCATCTGCCGCTGCTGTATTGGTGGGCGGTCGAAGCCCATGCCGACGATTGGAATGCGATCCAAGCGTTCTTTTCCGACGACACGTCCTGGGACCGCCCGTTGGTCCGCCAACACCTGCTCGGCCGCTTGGCCCAACGCTACGCGGCCGCCGGCACCGCGGCCGACATGGACCACTGCGACGCCTTGGTGGCGCTGGCCCCGGACGACGCGACCCGTGAAATTTTGTTGGTCGGATTGACCAAAGCGTTCCAAGGCAGATCGATCCCCGAGTTACCCAAGCGACTCGACCGCGCGTTGTCCGCCTATCAAGAATCTCGCGGTGAGTCCGGGGCGGTGCTGGCACTACGCAGCGGTCGCCAGGGCGCCGCGGATGCTGCAGTCAAACTGTTGCGTGACCGTTCGACCGATCTCGGATTGCGAATCGAAATCGCCTACACACTCGGCGAACTTCAGGAGCCCAAGAGTGTGGATGCCCTGCTGCGGCTGGCGACGGGGCGTGAAACCAGCGAACCGGCGCTTCAGCGTGTGGCGATCAGCACGCTGGCCAATTTTGACGAGGCCCGGATCGCCGCCGGGCTGATCGGCGCGTTCTACGGAAAAATCTCACGCGAACACGGCCTCCGCGCCGCCGCCTGCCGAACCCTGGCCAGCCGCGCCGCCTGGGCGGATCGATTGCTGGAAGAAGTGATTCAGTGGCGGGTGCGAGTCCCCGAAGTCCCCGAAGACGTGATCCAGCGGTTGCGAACCTACGAGGATCCGACATTCGTCGCCCGAGTCGAACAAGCCTTCGGCAAGGCCGTGACGGTTTCCTCGGCGGATAAGATCGCGGAGATCGAGCGGCTGACCGATTTGCTGAGCCATTCCGCCGGCGATTCCGAAGCAGGTCGAAAGCATTTCATGACCAAGTGCGGCACCTGCCACAAGTTGTTCGGCGAAGGCAAGACGATCGGTCCGCCACTGGACGGTTACGAACGGGGCAGTTTGAAGTTTTGGTTGCCGGCGATCATCGAACCGAGTCTTGAAATCCGCGAAGGTTTTCAGTCCTACATGGCGTTGACCGATGACGGCCGCGTCGTCACCGGCATGATGGCCGCCCAAGATCCCAAAACCGTCACCCTCCGCACCGCCGATGACCAGACGGTCGTTCTCGTCCGCGAGGACCTGGAAGAATTTAAAGCGATCAAGACGTCGTTGATGCCCGAACAGGTCTTCAAAGACATGACCGACCAACAGATCACCGACCTGTTCGCGTATCTGATGTTGGGCACCAGGCGATAA
- a CDS encoding lactonase family protein: protein MRLAALLYLLLAGTMCSAETLVYFGTYTRGNAASEGIYVATLDEATGALSQPRLAAKADNPSFVAIAPGGKTLYAVSETPWTDDDSVGIVAYSIGDDGTLKQLNQRSTRGGAACHVAVHPSGKSLGVANYSGGSCASFPINDDGSLGEIASFHQHVGSSVNPRRQQEAHAHSINYNADGTQAFVADLGMDQIVIYDVDSESGKLAPSQQRSLKMPAGGGPRHFCFTPAGKIALANLELTSDVALLRYDDAARSLSMLEVASTLPGGQAVPGNSTAECLVHPNGRTAYVSNRGHNSIAVFRIDASNADIQWIENEPTQGEIPRGFGIDPSGKFVVVANQNSDNVVSLQIDPETGSLSPTGSEITVGTPVNVRFLKR from the coding sequence ATGCGACTCGCGGCCCTATTGTATCTTCTGCTGGCCGGCACGATGTGCTCGGCGGAGACGCTTGTCTATTTCGGCACGTACACACGCGGAAACGCTGCCAGCGAAGGGATCTATGTTGCGACGCTCGACGAGGCCACCGGCGCACTTTCGCAGCCGCGGTTGGCTGCCAAAGCCGACAACCCGTCGTTTGTCGCGATCGCTCCCGGCGGCAAAACGCTGTATGCCGTTTCGGAAACGCCCTGGACCGACGATGATTCCGTCGGCATCGTCGCGTATTCCATCGGCGACGACGGCACACTAAAACAACTCAACCAGCGGTCGACGCGTGGCGGGGCCGCTTGCCATGTGGCGGTGCATCCATCGGGCAAGTCTCTCGGCGTTGCCAACTACAGCGGCGGCAGTTGCGCGTCGTTTCCGATCAACGACGACGGTTCGCTCGGGGAAATCGCTTCCTTTCATCAGCACGTCGGCAGCAGCGTGAACCCGCGTCGCCAGCAGGAAGCGCACGCCCACTCGATCAACTACAACGCCGACGGAACCCAAGCCTTCGTCGCCGACCTCGGGATGGACCAGATTGTGATCTACGACGTCGATTCCGAATCGGGGAAGCTGGCACCGTCGCAGCAGCGATCGCTGAAGATGCCCGCCGGAGGAGGCCCCCGCCATTTCTGTTTCACACCCGCTGGAAAGATTGCACTGGCCAACCTGGAATTGACCTCTGACGTTGCGTTGCTGCGCTACGACGATGCGGCAAGAAGCCTGTCGATGCTGGAGGTCGCTTCGACGCTTCCCGGTGGTCAGGCGGTACCGGGCAACAGCACGGCGGAGTGTTTGGTGCATCCCAATGGACGAACCGCATACGTTTCCAACCGAGGCCACAACTCGATCGCCGTCTTTCGGATCGACGCCTCTAACGCGGATATCCAATGGATCGAAAACGAACCGACACAAGGGGAAATCCCGCGGGGGTTTGGGATCGATCCGAGCGGCAAGTTCGTCGTCGTTGCCAATCAAAATTCCGACAACGTCGTGTCGCTGCAGATCGACCCCGAAACGGGATCCCTCTCGCCGACCGGCAGCGAAATCACCGTCGGCACGCCCGTCAATGTGCGGTTCTTGAAACGCTAG